One part of the Sphingobium yanoikuyae genome encodes these proteins:
- the ftsZ gene encoding cell division protein FtsZ codes for MSIEISPPHVDELKPRIAVIGVGGAGGNAIANMIAASVEGVDFIVANTDAQALNASPAERRIQLGPQITEGLGAGSRPEIGRAAAEETIITVEQALEGAHMCFITAGMGGGTGTGAAPVIAKAAREKGILTVGVVTKPFTFEGNRRMKSAESGIDELQKHVDTLIVIPNQNLFLIANPNTTFKEAFQMADEVLQQGVRSITDLMIMPGLINLDFADVRSVMGEMGKAMMGTGEAEGDGRALQAAEKAIANPLLDGVSMRGAKGVIVSIVGGDDMRLMEVDEAANHIRELVDPDANIIWGSAFNDNLNGKIRVSVVATGIDNEVGSQAAPLTQPFSFASRPAVAVPQAPRPAPVAAPAPAAPVAAVPAPVAAPEPEALELDVPEAPAPAPIAAPAAEKAPPAFAPARPAAVFSDEDPSQDELLLGAEAAEPTAPEAAPKPAQPAPRVATGGTLFERMAGLTRGSEKAPGTEEGTQGLDIPRFLNRQNNQ; via the coding sequence ATGAGCATCGAGATCAGCCCGCCGCATGTGGACGAATTGAAGCCACGCATTGCGGTGATAGGCGTTGGCGGTGCAGGCGGTAACGCCATCGCGAACATGATCGCGGCCAGCGTAGAGGGCGTCGACTTCATCGTCGCCAATACCGACGCGCAGGCGCTGAACGCCTCGCCGGCCGAACGGCGCATCCAGCTTGGCCCGCAGATCACCGAGGGTCTGGGCGCCGGTTCGCGTCCCGAAATCGGTCGCGCGGCTGCGGAAGAAACCATCATCACCGTCGAACAGGCGCTGGAAGGCGCCCATATGTGCTTCATCACCGCCGGCATGGGCGGCGGCACCGGCACCGGCGCGGCCCCGGTCATTGCCAAGGCTGCGCGTGAAAAGGGCATCCTGACCGTCGGCGTCGTGACCAAGCCCTTCACCTTCGAGGGCAATCGCCGCATGAAGTCGGCGGAAAGCGGCATCGACGAGCTGCAGAAGCATGTCGACACGCTGATCGTCATCCCGAACCAGAATCTGTTCCTGATCGCCAACCCGAACACGACCTTCAAGGAAGCGTTCCAGATGGCGGACGAGGTGCTGCAGCAGGGCGTGCGCTCGATCACCGACCTGATGATCATGCCGGGCCTCATCAACCTCGACTTTGCCGACGTCCGTTCGGTGATGGGCGAAATGGGCAAGGCGATGATGGGCACCGGCGAAGCGGAAGGCGACGGCCGTGCGCTCCAAGCCGCGGAAAAGGCGATCGCCAACCCGCTGCTCGACGGCGTGTCGATGCGCGGCGCCAAGGGCGTGATCGTGTCGATCGTCGGCGGCGACGACATGCGCCTGATGGAAGTCGACGAAGCGGCCAACCATATCCGCGAACTGGTCGATCCCGATGCGAACATCATCTGGGGCAGCGCCTTCAACGACAATCTGAACGGCAAGATCCGCGTGTCGGTCGTCGCGACCGGCATCGACAATGAAGTCGGCAGCCAGGCCGCACCTCTGACCCAGCCGTTCAGCTTCGCCAGCCGTCCGGCCGTCGCCGTGCCGCAGGCGCCGCGCCCGGCACCGGTGGCCGCACCCGCCCCGGCCGCGCCGGTCGCTGCTGTGCCGGCCCCGGTTGCCGCGCCTGAGCCCGAAGCGCTGGAACTGGACGTGCCCGAAGCCCCGGCGCCCGCGCCGATCGCTGCGCCTGCCGCCGAAAAGGCGCCGCCGGCCTTCGCACCTGCGCGTCCCGCCGCCGTCTTCTCCGACGAGGATCCCTCGCAGGACGAACTGCTGCTCGGCGCCGAAGCGGCCGAACCGACCGCACCGGAAGCCGCGCCCAAGCCCGCCCAGCCGGCGCCGCGCGTCGCGACCGGTGGCACGCTGTTCGAGCGTATGGCGGGCCTTACCCGTGGCAGCGAAAAGGCACCGGGCACCGAAGAAGGCACGCAGGGTCTGGATATCCCGCGCTTCCTCAACCGCCAGAACAACCAGTAA